The following proteins come from a genomic window of Legionella cherrii:
- a CDS encoding 2OG-Fe(II) oxygenase, giving the protein MIDSEQLIQNLCTQGFYIIDGFLEPNQCRSLRVVAQELYEQGQFRGAKIGRRLDSHHNEIIRSDEIFWLDEYESHPTIQIFLKQMQYLAQILNQSLFLGLHEFETHFAAYQPGTFYKKHVDQFATQKTRKISCVYYLNHNWEPEFGGELKLYNTEDQLLKKVLPSENRFICFNSELPHEVCVTHQPRYSITGWMKTQSSCLLNRSEFSNSLTSFQG; this is encoded by the coding sequence TTGATTGATTCAGAACAACTTATTCAGAACCTTTGTACTCAGGGGTTTTATATTATCGATGGTTTTTTAGAACCCAACCAATGCCGCTCATTACGAGTAGTAGCACAAGAATTGTATGAGCAAGGGCAATTTCGAGGAGCTAAAATTGGCCGTAGATTGGATTCGCACCATAATGAGATCATTCGCTCTGATGAAATTTTTTGGTTGGATGAATATGAGAGCCATCCGACAATACAAATTTTCTTAAAGCAAATGCAGTATTTAGCTCAAATATTGAATCAGTCACTCTTTTTAGGTTTGCATGAATTTGAAACCCATTTTGCTGCCTATCAGCCTGGCACCTTTTATAAAAAACATGTCGATCAGTTTGCTACCCAAAAAACACGAAAAATCTCCTGTGTCTATTATTTAAATCATAATTGGGAACCTGAATTTGGTGGGGAGTTAAAACTCTACAATACAGAAGATCAATTGCTTAAAAAGGTTTTACCCTCCGAAAATCGCTTCATCTGTTTTAATAGCGAATTACCTCACGAGGTTTGCGTTACGCATCAACCTCGCTACAGCATTACGGGTTGGATGAAAACTCAATCGTCTTGTTTATTGAATCGGAGCGAGTTCTCCAATTCACTCACCTCATTCCAAGGGTAG
- a CDS encoding M48 family metallopeptidase produces the protein MIIELDGIPIEISRKKIKNMHLRIYPPDGLVKVSAPLRFSEQLIRQNLESKTAWIHQQRERIRNRAIAEECTFATGATVPFKGKKYLLIIEEHHGPTQIKINDELMYCFTQPNSSPPQIQTILERWYKHQMQILLPDLIQHWETIIGVKVSEWGIRKMKTRWGSCNTKAARIWLNLNLIKKPTICLEYVLVHELIHLLEPSHNKRFYELMSQFMPQWREYEYQLEGRML, from the coding sequence ATGATCATTGAACTCGATGGTATTCCTATAGAAATATCAAGAAAAAAAATTAAAAACATGCACTTACGTATTTATCCCCCTGATGGATTAGTTAAGGTGAGTGCCCCTTTGCGGTTCAGTGAACAGCTGATAAGACAAAATCTTGAATCTAAAACTGCATGGATACATCAGCAAAGAGAACGCATCCGTAATCGGGCCATTGCTGAAGAATGTACCTTTGCAACGGGAGCCACTGTACCATTCAAAGGGAAAAAGTATTTACTCATCATTGAAGAACATCATGGCCCTACACAGATTAAAATCAATGATGAACTGATGTACTGTTTTACTCAGCCCAATAGTTCTCCTCCACAAATACAAACCATTCTGGAACGTTGGTATAAACATCAAATGCAGATATTATTGCCTGATCTCATTCAACATTGGGAAACGATTATTGGTGTCAAAGTCAGCGAATGGGGAATAAGAAAAATGAAAACCCGTTGGGGTTCATGTAATACTAAAGCAGCACGTATCTGGTTAAATCTCAACCTCATCAAAAAACCTACGATTTGTCTGGAGTATGTTCTTGTTCATGAATTAATTCATTTGCTAGAACCAAGCCATAATAAACGCTTTTATGAACTAATGAGCCAATTCATGCCACAATGGCGTGAGTATGAATACCAACTTGAAGGACGAATGCTTTGA
- a CDS encoding helical bundle domain-containing protein, translating to MLLSSSEYIKALHEGKYLLFLEWVDFITQKYELMGAEDTVNFLILEWLSNDYSEEDAKKVAVLQAVYDLESKTLQGKLDYSLKIIITALFMCMVFRLSDINVSLTPQKKIKPREAELLITQNLAQLNPFTYKKRLEDMQTQFYQYVEDADEKEVVDAFKNIRAITEPRYILEDYILHLERIKIKDDELYATRLSMAKRFLGYLYEQTELTPKVAEVIATYVNSLRELRPGKGELACLDNICPPSALENTWRWVTGIGIGFFSLVLHEKSISELISGKDRGLNP from the coding sequence ATGCTTTTATCTAGTTCTGAATACATTAAAGCGCTACATGAAGGAAAGTACCTCCTTTTTTTGGAGTGGGTCGATTTTATTACTCAGAAATATGAGCTGATGGGTGCAGAAGACACCGTAAATTTTTTGATTCTTGAATGGCTAAGCAATGATTATTCAGAAGAGGATGCAAAAAAAGTAGCTGTCTTACAGGCGGTATATGATTTGGAGTCTAAAACGTTACAAGGTAAATTGGACTATTCGCTTAAAATAATTATTACTGCATTATTTATGTGCATGGTTTTTAGGCTCTCAGATATCAATGTGTCCTTAACGCCGCAAAAAAAAATAAAGCCCCGTGAAGCAGAGTTGCTGATTACACAAAATCTTGCTCAGTTAAACCCATTTACCTATAAAAAGCGATTAGAAGATATGCAAACACAGTTTTATCAGTACGTAGAAGATGCTGATGAAAAAGAGGTAGTTGATGCTTTTAAAAATATCCGTGCTATTACTGAGCCTAGATACATCCTTGAAGATTATATTTTGCATTTAGAACGCATAAAAATAAAAGACGATGAACTTTATGCCACACGATTAAGCATGGCAAAACGCTTTCTTGGTTATTTATATGAACAAACGGAGTTGACGCCCAAAGTAGCCGAGGTAATTGCTACTTATGTGAACTCGCTTCGTGAATTGCGTCCGGGGAAAGGAGAATTGGCGTGTTTGGATAACATTTGCCCTCCTTCAGCCTTGGAAAATACCTGGCGTTGGGTTACCGGGATAGGAATTGGTTTTTTCAGCTTGGTCTTACATGAAAAATCAATTAGCGAGTTAATTTCGGGAAAGGATAGAGGCCTTAACCCTTAG
- a CDS encoding acyl-CoA desaturase encodes MKLKSLVLSIYGWLDTELKENNLEQDTIHWARVFIFVLLHLCCLGVFWVGWSFTSVFTAAVLYFLRMFAITGFYHRYFSHKTFKTNRFWQFIFAVLGNASVQRGPLWWASHHRIHHRHTEQIQDPHSPIKHGLLWSHVGWIFYSNNFKTDYTAIRDFAKYPELRWLNRYDNVVPICTLFLLYFMGNFLENHYPNLHTNGLQLAVWGIISTIILFHVTFSINSLCHVWGTKPFDTGDESRNNFLLALITLGEGWHNNHHYYQRSTSQGFRWWQIDITYYLLCFLEKIKVVHDLNRVPLELRKTNGVIKSLDEKNFNKLNAE; translated from the coding sequence ATGAAACTCAAGTCTTTAGTTCTCTCTATATATGGGTGGTTAGATACCGAATTAAAAGAAAATAATTTAGAACAAGACACGATACATTGGGCTCGTGTTTTCATCTTTGTATTACTTCATTTGTGTTGTTTGGGGGTGTTTTGGGTTGGATGGAGTTTTACATCAGTTTTTACTGCTGCTGTGCTCTATTTCCTTAGGATGTTTGCAATAACTGGTTTTTATCATCGCTATTTTTCACATAAGACTTTTAAAACAAATCGTTTTTGGCAATTTATTTTTGCAGTATTGGGTAATGCCTCCGTACAAAGAGGACCACTCTGGTGGGCAAGCCATCACCGTATTCATCATCGACATACAGAGCAAATACAAGATCCTCATTCTCCCATAAAACATGGTTTATTGTGGAGCCATGTTGGATGGATTTTTTATTCAAACAATTTTAAAACAGACTACACTGCAATACGGGATTTTGCAAAATATCCAGAATTACGCTGGTTGAATCGCTATGATAATGTGGTACCAATTTGTACACTGTTCTTACTCTATTTTATGGGTAATTTTTTAGAAAATCATTATCCTAACCTGCATACTAACGGTCTACAGTTAGCTGTTTGGGGCATCATTTCAACAATTATTCTCTTCCATGTTACTTTTTCTATCAATTCTCTCTGTCATGTATGGGGCACAAAACCGTTTGATACAGGAGATGAGAGTCGCAATAATTTCCTACTGGCTTTAATTACTCTAGGTGAAGGTTGGCACAATAATCATCACTACTATCAGAGGTCAACAAGCCAGGGATTTCGCTGGTGGCAAATAGATATAACTTATTATTTATTATGCTTTTTAGAGAAAATTAAAGTTGTTCATGATCTTAATAGAGTTCCACTGGAGTTAAGGAAAACGAATGGGGTAATCAAATCTTTGGATGAAAAAAACTTTAATAAGTTAAATGCGGAATAG
- a CDS encoding acyl-CoA desaturase — MKIQNQRILSKDVLLVSFFLIIYLFSCLIFNNEILIYGLVNLGWKGKVIFCLIIYHITIVVFSIYLHRSETHRSIELAPSIRYFSRFWLWFATGLSRAEWVAIHRLHHQNPDSPNDPHSPLYKGTLNLFVSGFEICAECNPSSLIEKYGSISDNDALEKLLFSKFQSLGLIIFLSLYILLFGLWGMVMWDINIIAITMVLFGAFAALTHVYGYRNFNTKDNSHNLMRIGILLNGEELHNNHHNNPTSAKLSLLDNEFDLGWFYIKMLMKLNLAKLRTTATVERKGVGYELQKH; from the coding sequence ATGAAAATTCAAAATCAAAGAATTTTATCTAAAGATGTTTTATTAGTATCCTTTTTTCTGATTATTTATTTGTTTTCTTGTCTGATTTTCAACAATGAAATTCTTATTTACGGGTTAGTGAATCTGGGATGGAAAGGAAAAGTCATATTTTGTCTTATTATTTACCACATAACGATTGTTGTATTCAGTATTTATTTACATCGAAGCGAAACTCATAGGTCAATTGAGCTCGCACCTTCAATAAGATATTTTAGCCGTTTTTGGCTTTGGTTTGCTACGGGACTAAGCAGAGCAGAGTGGGTTGCAATCCATAGATTACACCATCAAAACCCAGATTCGCCCAATGATCCGCACAGCCCGTTATATAAAGGGACATTAAATCTATTTGTGAGCGGGTTTGAAATTTGTGCTGAATGTAACCCTTCATCACTTATAGAAAAATATGGAAGTATTTCTGATAACGATGCACTTGAAAAATTGCTCTTTAGTAAATTTCAATCGTTAGGATTAATCATCTTTTTATCTTTATACATTCTACTCTTTGGCTTGTGGGGTATGGTTATGTGGGATATCAATATTATTGCGATTACTATGGTCTTATTCGGAGCATTTGCTGCTTTGACTCATGTATATGGTTATCGAAACTTCAATACAAAGGATAATTCGCATAATCTAATGCGTATTGGTATTTTGTTGAATGGGGAAGAATTACATAACAACCATCATAACAATCCTACCTCTGCAAAACTATCCTTGTTGGATAATGAATTTGATCTCGGTTGGTTTTATATCAAGATGTTAATGAAATTAAATTTAGCGAAGCTTCGTACCACTGCAACTGTGGAAAGAAAAGGAGTGGGATACGAACTCCAGAAACACTAG
- a CDS encoding efflux transporter outer membrane subunit: MQRIYLFLCTLILTSCKVGPNFHSPDAPKATHYNTGSVKNRTVGAKSRAGQPQHFNFKKKISASWWEIFHSKELNSFIEKGLKNNPSIEMSKANLRKAQANLLAEAGHNLFPTVDTQFLASRERNSLLATGINITPIPGTKLPFSSVNTFDLYNTSISVRYNLDLFGGTRRQLESLRAAIDYERFELEATYLTLTANIVTTGITIASLQEQIKTTKELIACQKELVKLENSNYVQGHTSKLTLLDSDNRLKETQAQLPTLKNDLAKKYNALAILIGSLPSETEFFDFTLQNIRLPTDLPVTLPSLLVKQRPDIKSSESLLHKASADIGVATANLYPQLNIGATYAWYSTALSTLFNPANNVWNYGGQIFQTLLKGGELRAKRQLAIAVYDYELARYKKVVLDSFQQVADALHALEFGAELLREQANSETNTREQFKIVRMQYQLGKANYLAVLRAKESYLKIHLKVIQAEAARYNDTAALFQSLGGGWWNNS; the protein is encoded by the coding sequence ATGCAAAGAATTTATTTATTTTTATGCACATTAATCCTTACAAGTTGTAAAGTTGGGCCTAATTTTCATTCACCAGATGCCCCAAAAGCAACCCACTATAATACTGGGTCGGTGAAAAATAGAACAGTTGGCGCAAAGAGCCGAGCGGGTCAACCACAACACTTTAATTTTAAAAAGAAGATATCTGCATCATGGTGGGAGATATTTCATTCCAAAGAATTAAATTCATTCATAGAAAAAGGATTAAAAAATAATCCATCAATAGAAATGAGTAAGGCTAATTTGCGTAAAGCACAGGCCAATTTACTTGCTGAGGCAGGACACAATTTATTTCCTACCGTGGATACTCAATTTCTGGCGAGTCGTGAGAGAAATAGTTTACTTGCCACGGGAATTAATATTACACCTATTCCGGGAACTAAACTTCCATTTTCTTCAGTCAATACATTCGACCTGTACAATACCTCTATCAGCGTTCGATATAATTTAGACTTATTTGGCGGCACTCGTCGTCAATTAGAGTCCCTAAGAGCCGCAATTGATTATGAACGTTTTGAATTGGAAGCGACTTATTTAACGCTAACAGCGAATATAGTGACAACAGGCATCACGATTGCATCATTGCAAGAACAGATTAAAACCACAAAAGAACTTATAGCGTGTCAAAAAGAATTGGTAAAATTAGAAAATAGCAACTATGTTCAAGGACATACTTCCAAGCTTACTCTACTTGATAGTGACAATCGACTTAAGGAAACTCAAGCACAACTCCCTACCCTCAAAAATGATTTAGCTAAAAAATATAATGCTCTTGCAATACTTATAGGATCATTGCCGAGCGAAACAGAATTTTTTGATTTTACACTGCAAAATATCCGTTTACCCACAGATCTTCCCGTTACTCTGCCTTCACTTCTTGTCAAACAACGACCCGATATAAAATCCTCTGAATCATTACTGCATAAAGCGAGCGCAGATATTGGCGTGGCAACCGCTAATCTCTACCCTCAATTAAATATAGGTGCTACCTATGCCTGGTACTCAACTGCGCTAAGTACCTTGTTCAATCCTGCAAATAATGTGTGGAATTATGGTGGTCAAATATTCCAAACACTGCTGAAAGGAGGTGAATTACGTGCAAAACGCCAACTCGCTATTGCGGTGTATGATTATGAACTTGCACGATATAAGAAAGTGGTACTTGATTCCTTTCAACAAGTTGCAGATGCCTTACATGCTCTTGAGTTCGGTGCTGAGTTATTGCGTGAACAAGCGAATTCGGAAACAAACACGCGGGAACAATTTAAAATAGTGAGAATGCAATACCAACTCGGTAAAGCGAACTATTTAGCCGTTTTAAGGGCAAAAGAATCCTATTTAAAAATACACTTAAAAGTAATCCAAGCTGAAGCAGCTCGTTATAATGATACTGCCGCGCTCTTTCAATCACTCGGCGGAGGCTGGTGGAATAATAGCTAG
- a CDS encoding HlyD family secretion protein, whose amino-acid sequence MSCKKENNSLQGYIDADYTYISSNFAGNLISLDASKGTIVHKGDKLFTLDVQPQKSQLNRAQANLTQAMAQVEVKQAELDYQSQLLTRYQRLVKSGGVSLEELEEVKNNYLNAKASLISQQALVESSRADLTEAKWNKSNKEVYSSISGYVYNTYFTVGELVLSGRPVLSIVAPENLKVVFYVPEPLLAQLKLNNQVTISCDGCKENYPATINYISSKTEYTPPYIFSESSRSKFVYRVEAKPIKTAFNNLHPGQPVSINLIF is encoded by the coding sequence GTGAGTTGCAAAAAAGAGAACAATTCATTGCAGGGATATATCGATGCTGATTATACTTATATCTCAAGCAATTTTGCAGGTAATCTTATCAGTCTTGATGCCTCTAAAGGAACTATAGTTCATAAAGGAGATAAGCTATTCACCCTGGATGTACAGCCACAAAAATCCCAGCTCAACAGAGCTCAAGCCAATCTTACCCAAGCTATGGCACAAGTCGAAGTAAAACAAGCCGAACTTGATTACCAGAGTCAATTATTAACTCGTTATCAAAGACTGGTAAAGTCAGGCGGGGTTAGCCTTGAAGAACTTGAAGAAGTAAAAAATAATTACCTTAATGCTAAAGCATCATTAATCTCCCAACAGGCATTGGTCGAATCGTCCAGGGCAGACTTAACCGAAGCAAAATGGAACAAATCAAATAAAGAAGTATATTCTTCAATTTCAGGCTATGTTTACAACACCTATTTCACTGTTGGTGAATTAGTATTATCTGGACGCCCAGTATTATCTATCGTTGCACCTGAAAATCTAAAGGTTGTTTTTTATGTTCCTGAGCCCTTATTAGCTCAGTTAAAATTAAACAACCAAGTCACCATCAGCTGTGATGGATGCAAAGAAAATTACCCTGCGACGATAAACTATATTTCTTCAAAAACAGAATATACGCCTCCTTATATTTTTAGTGAGAGCTCAAGATCAAAATTCGTTTATCGAGTCGAGGCAAAACCAATCAAAACAGCATTCAATAATTTACATCCAGGGCAGCCGGTCAGCATCAACTTGATTTTTTGA
- a CDS encoding ABC transporter permease, producing MIKNEFLRIWSIAKKEIIQIKRDFLIFSWLIIIPVTQILLFGAIINTNPKNLPTVVITSEDTPLTRTLLEGLKNTNYFSIETITADEKKAARLLLSGKVLFVINIPPNFTRDLIRGKHPHVLIEADASDPVAVSNAFRAASELPSKVFEHDLQGPLSYLASTDAPFIFDIQAKYNPESIPQYNTIPGLIALLIFSTLTVLTAVSINSEFERGTFETLLITPLTPVNIIFGKVIPYFILGYLLLFILLAIAYFIFSIPFHGSFFLYLLLLAPYSISSLGTGLAISAVTRTQFAAVGLTNAYGLVAIMVSGFLFPFTGVPHWAQSISQTIPLTHFLRITRNSMLKGAGWDILWPDTWPIILFSIVIIFFGIVLFRRTLD from the coding sequence ATGATAAAAAATGAATTTCTTCGTATCTGGTCGATTGCAAAAAAAGAAATTATTCAAATCAAACGAGATTTTTTGATTTTCTCATGGTTGATTATCATCCCAGTGACGCAAATACTATTGTTTGGGGCGATTATAAACACCAATCCCAAAAACCTTCCAACCGTAGTGATTACCTCTGAGGATACTCCTTTAACCCGAACTTTATTAGAGGGTCTAAAAAACACGAATTATTTTTCAATTGAAACCATAACTGCGGATGAAAAAAAAGCCGCGCGCTTATTACTGAGTGGAAAGGTGCTTTTTGTGATTAATATTCCTCCCAATTTTACCCGGGATTTAATTCGTGGAAAGCACCCGCATGTATTGATCGAGGCTGATGCCTCAGACCCTGTAGCGGTTTCAAATGCGTTTCGTGCTGCATCTGAATTACCTTCTAAAGTTTTTGAACATGATTTACAGGGCCCACTGAGTTATTTAGCTTCCACGGATGCTCCATTCATTTTTGATATTCAAGCTAAATACAATCCTGAAAGTATTCCACAATACAATACCATACCTGGATTAATTGCTTTATTGATCTTTTCCACATTAACTGTTTTAACAGCGGTATCTATAAACTCAGAATTTGAACGAGGAACATTCGAGACCTTATTAATAACGCCTTTAACTCCAGTTAATATTATTTTTGGTAAGGTGATACCCTATTTTATTTTAGGGTATTTACTTTTATTTATATTGTTGGCAATCGCTTATTTTATTTTTTCCATTCCTTTTCATGGCAGCTTTTTCCTGTATTTATTACTTTTAGCCCCTTACTCTATTTCCAGCTTAGGAACAGGACTCGCCATCTCGGCTGTTACTCGAACACAATTTGCGGCTGTAGGTTTAACGAACGCCTATGGTCTGGTCGCAATTATGGTCTCGGGTTTTTTATTTCCATTTACTGGCGTACCACATTGGGCACAATCAATCAGTCAAACGATACCGCTGACGCATTTTTTAAGGATCACGCGAAACAGCATGTTAAAAGGTGCCGGTTGGGATATTTTATGGCCTGATACGTGGCCTATAATTTTATTTTCCATAGTTATTATTTTTTTTGGAATCGTACTTTTTAGAAGAACCTTAGACTAA
- a CDS encoding cyclic nucleotide-binding domain-containing protein → MKQNAENYEELILQHPLFCLLNRSNAHQLIGYAKPEHVEADQVIVVEGEPIDCIFLIISGRAEVTRAVHAQGTRQSMRISELTKGDIIGLSSEGFVSQTGLRTATVKALTPMQLLKISLYDFLSFLEQPEIKYPNLKKLSEEFLLIQFIRAHHLFSNFSHEKIQTMVKTAINIQVTAGTYLYKEGDAADACYYLLKGEVVLLNKKESSLKVIKINQMFGDAEFMKDIKRNEDAFAKIDSELLVIETELVKKFITMHQPSLFQKLFLKFSGKK, encoded by the coding sequence ATGAAACAGAACGCTGAAAATTATGAGGAGCTTATTTTACAGCATCCTCTTTTCTGTCTTCTCAATCGTTCAAATGCGCATCAATTAATTGGATATGCGAAACCTGAGCATGTTGAAGCGGATCAAGTTATTGTTGTTGAGGGTGAACCGATTGATTGTATTTTTTTAATTATTTCAGGAAGAGCAGAAGTAACAAGAGCTGTGCATGCGCAGGGAACAAGACAGTCTATGCGTATATCTGAATTAACAAAAGGCGATATTATAGGTTTATCCTCAGAGGGTTTTGTTTCTCAGACAGGTCTTCGAACGGCTACAGTGAAAGCACTTACCCCTATGCAATTACTAAAAATTAGTCTTTATGATTTTCTCAGTTTTTTGGAGCAGCCGGAGATAAAATATCCTAATTTGAAAAAGTTAAGTGAAGAATTTCTTTTAATTCAGTTTATTCGTGCTCATCATCTGTTTAGTAATTTTTCCCATGAGAAAATACAGACAATGGTGAAAACAGCAATAAATATTCAGGTTACTGCAGGTACCTATTTGTATAAAGAGGGGGATGCTGCTGATGCTTGTTATTATCTCCTCAAAGGTGAGGTTGTTCTTCTCAATAAAAAAGAGAGCAGTCTTAAGGTAATTAAAATAAATCAAATGTTTGGGGATGCAGAATTTATGAAGGATATCAAAAGAAATGAAGACGCGTTTGCAAAAATCGATAGTGAGTTATTAGTTATAGAAACAGAGCTTGTTAAAAAATTTATAACCATGCATCAACCATCTTTATTTCAAAAGCTTTTTTTGAAATTTTCGGGGAAGAAATAG
- a CDS encoding ABC transporter ATP-binding protein, translated as MDKSNYIIDVRNLTKKFEKYQAVSNLNLKVEYGDIYGFLGPNGAGKTTSIRMLCGLIIPDSGTGECVGFDILTESRRIKALVGYMSQSFGLYKDLTVYENMLFFSEVYGVVDRKNQIEKYLHKFDLEKYKDQISGTLSGGWKQRLSLAVSLLHDPLLLLLDEPTANIDPKARREFWDLMHQLSREGITILLSSHNLDEVDKCNKIAYMCYGRTLMSGTIEEILNSVNLTTWEIKGKNIAMLSHQLESTEGVDQVLRFHNSLHVSSKNKEELSRAIQPYIESECFYGKIIDSTLDDVFVWLSTYGDQRL; from the coding sequence ATGGATAAAAGCAATTATATTATCGATGTAAGAAATTTAACTAAAAAATTCGAAAAATATCAGGCAGTTAGCAATCTTAATCTTAAAGTTGAATATGGTGATATATATGGCTTTCTTGGTCCCAATGGAGCTGGAAAAACAACTTCTATAAGAATGCTATGCGGTCTGATCATTCCTGATTCAGGTACTGGTGAGTGTGTTGGCTTTGACATCTTGACAGAATCTCGTCGGATCAAAGCACTTGTTGGATATATGTCGCAGAGTTTTGGTCTGTATAAAGATCTGACTGTCTATGAAAATATGCTCTTTTTCTCTGAGGTTTATGGTGTAGTTGATCGAAAGAATCAAATAGAAAAGTACTTGCACAAATTTGATTTAGAAAAATACAAAGATCAAATTTCAGGAACTTTATCTGGGGGGTGGAAACAACGCTTATCATTGGCTGTTTCTTTATTGCATGATCCCTTATTGTTATTATTAGATGAACCAACCGCTAATATTGATCCCAAGGCAAGACGAGAGTTTTGGGATTTGATGCATCAATTATCAAGAGAAGGAATTACCATTTTATTGAGTTCTCATAATTTAGATGAAGTAGATAAATGTAACAAAATTGCATACATGTGTTATGGACGAACCCTTATGTCGGGAACGATTGAAGAAATTTTAAACTCTGTAAATTTGACCACATGGGAAATAAAAGGCAAAAATATTGCGATGCTATCCCATCAATTAGAGTCTACCGAGGGAGTCGATCAAGTTTTACGATTTCATAATTCACTCCATGTAAGCAGTAAAAATAAGGAGGAATTGTCGAGAGCAATCCAGCCCTATATCGAAAGCGAGTGTTTTTATGGGAAAATAATTGATTCGACTTTAGATGATGTTTTTGTTTGGCTCTCTACGTATGGCGATCAGAGATTATAA
- a CDS encoding ABC transporter permease yields MIKTDFCRVISVAKKEFIQIKRNISTFMFLFLVPVLQILLFGFMINTNPKFLPTTVISSEINSFTRTLLEGLKHTEYFSLDSIARSEKEADNLLLSGRGLFVINIPPNFSRDLLRGRKPHVLIEADASDPVAISNAFRAAAALPAQLFEHDPRGSLAYLSSQQTPFEFDIHAKFNPEGFSQYNIVPGLIAVLMLTTLTLLTAMSITAEYEVGTFETLLITPLSAANIILGKVIPHFIVGYLILFMLLFISYFVFSVPFHGSLLLYLVIMAPYSIGSLAMGLAMSAFAKTQFQAVASTNAYMLIVIMISGFLFPFSGMPMWAQYIGQLIPLTHFLRITRNIMLKGADFSILWPDIWPILLFMVVMVFSAILLFRKTLD; encoded by the coding sequence ATGATAAAAACAGATTTTTGTCGTGTCATATCGGTTGCTAAAAAGGAATTTATCCAGATCAAACGCAACATTTCTACGTTTATGTTCCTATTCTTAGTTCCTGTTCTGCAAATATTATTATTTGGTTTTATGATTAATACGAATCCCAAATTTTTACCAACGACCGTTATATCCTCTGAAATTAATTCATTTACCCGCACTTTATTGGAAGGTCTTAAACATACAGAATACTTTTCCTTAGATTCTATTGCCCGATCTGAAAAAGAGGCCGATAATTTATTGCTTAGCGGAAGAGGCCTTTTTGTTATTAATATACCGCCCAATTTTTCAAGGGATTTATTGAGAGGAAGAAAACCGCATGTGCTCATTGAAGCGGATGCCTCCGACCCAGTTGCAATTTCAAATGCATTTCGAGCAGCCGCCGCTCTCCCGGCTCAATTATTTGAACATGATCCGCGTGGTTCTCTTGCTTATCTTTCTTCACAACAGACCCCTTTTGAATTTGATATACATGCCAAGTTTAATCCTGAAGGGTTCTCACAATATAATATTGTTCCTGGATTAATTGCCGTATTGATGCTTACAACACTGACCCTTCTAACTGCGATGTCAATTACAGCTGAATATGAGGTAGGTACTTTCGAAACACTATTAATCACGCCACTGAGCGCAGCAAATATTATTTTGGGTAAAGTTATTCCACATTTTATAGTGGGTTATCTGATCTTATTTATGCTCTTATTTATTTCTTATTTTGTTTTCTCTGTGCCTTTTCATGGAAGTTTACTGCTGTATCTGGTCATCATGGCACCTTACTCTATTGGAAGTTTGGCAATGGGGTTAGCTATGTCCGCCTTCGCAAAAACCCAATTTCAAGCGGTTGCTTCAACTAATGCCTATATGTTAATTGTAATAATGATTTCGGGTTTTTTGTTTCCATTCAGCGGAATGCCAATGTGGGCGCAATACATAGGTCAATTGATCCCCTTAACGCACTTTTTAAGAATTACCCGCAATATAATGTTGAAGGGGGCGGATTTTAGCATTCTCTGGCCTGATATTTGGCCTATTCTACTCTTTATGGTTGTTATGGTTTTTTCAGCAATTTTACTTTTTAGAAAAACTTTGGATTAG